A single genomic interval of Aphidius gifuensis isolate YNYX2018 linkage group LG6, ASM1490517v1, whole genome shotgun sequence harbors:
- the LOC122859888 gene encoding nucleolin-like: MEVIIVPISIPRDEEDTGYDADDEVASEDEEEIQPDEEHLSMDIPFIDLISDNDDVIHLIRDTHDQEYEDDDDDDDDQDASMDILVIDLVSDDDDDEDDDDDDDADTVILEPEELVRRVEDADFYNCSYTPSERSRRGRICRDPMWSQDYLFY, translated from the exons ATGGAAGTCATCATCGTTCCCATTTCTATTCCCagag atGAAGAGGATACAGGATATGATGCTGACGATGAGGTAGCCAGCGAAGACGAG gAGGAAATTCAACCGGATGAGGAG CATCTTTCAATGGACATACCTTTTATTGACTTGATCAGCGATAATGATGATGTAATTCATT taATCAGAGACACGCATGATCAAGAatatgaagatgatgatgatgatgatgatgatcaggATGCTTCAATGGATATTCTTGTCATTGACTTGgttagtgatgatgatgatgatgaagatgacgatgatgatgatgatgcagaCACCGTCATTTTAGAACCAGAGGAGCTGGTTCGGAGGGTCGAGGATGCAGATTTCTACAATTGCTCCTATACGCCGAGTGAGAGGTCCAGAAGGGGACGAATTTGTCGTGACCCAATGTGGTCACaagattatttgttttattaa
- the LOC122859574 gene encoding uncharacterized protein LOC122859574 has product MGFAKAKKLQKANERKSLKDFKRKVVYKITKVARFPTSKYGPALTVEINNENYAYLPKRFATHFNQDDQEFKELENAVKKGTLTMVLDGENNQDVILDDSTYDLRDFDDDEEM; this is encoded by the coding sequence atgggttttgcaaaagcaaaaaaacttcaaaaagctAACGAACGCAAATCATTAAAAGATTTTAAGAGAaaagtagtttataaaattactaaagtaGCGAGATTTCCAACATCAAAGTATGGTCCAGCGCTAACAGTTGaaatcaacaatgaaaattatgcatATCTACCAAAAAGATTTGCTACACATTTTAATCAAGATGATCAAGAATTTAAGGAGCTAGAAAATGCTGTCAAGAAAGGAACACTAACCATGGTTCTTGATGGTGAAAATAACCAAGATGTAATATTAGATGATAGTACATATGATCTACGTGATttcgatgatgatgaggaaatgtga